A genomic segment from Thermostichus lividus PCC 6715 encodes:
- a CDS encoding LL-diaminopimelate aminotransferase, with product MILADRLGYFRSNVFDAMDRVKATVAATGQSIVDLSLGSADLPVAPHILRAIEAALQDPSTYGYQLFASTAAFRMAVATWYERRFGLKVDPEREVLTLIGSQEGTAHLPLAVMNPREYALVLDPGYPSHVGGVYLAGGQVYPLPLRAENQFLPDLEAVPLAVREQAKLLILSYPHNPTAAVAPLAFFEEAVTFCDRHGIILVHDFPYVDLVFDRERAPSIFEVDRDRQVGIEFYSLSKSYNMGGFRIGFAIGRADCIAGLRQVKSVIDFNQYAGILRGAIAALTEDQACVRQTCETFRTRRDAFVQALADHGWFVPLPPATMYVWAQLPPPWHQDSLGFCQSLVKATGIAAAPGSGFGQGGEGYVRFALVRDRPCLEIAAAHIAAFTLKEGSLL from the coding sequence GTGATCTTGGCCGATCGCCTCGGGTACTTCCGCAGCAATGTCTTTGATGCCATGGATCGGGTTAAAGCAACCGTGGCGGCCACAGGGCAGTCGATTGTGGATTTATCCTTAGGCTCTGCGGATTTACCGGTTGCCCCCCATATTCTGAGGGCGATTGAAGCCGCCCTGCAGGATCCGAGTACCTATGGCTACCAGTTATTTGCCAGCACCGCTGCCTTTCGGATGGCAGTGGCAACGTGGTATGAACGGCGATTTGGCCTAAAAGTTGACCCGGAACGGGAAGTGCTCACGCTGATTGGCTCACAGGAGGGAACGGCTCACCTCCCCCTTGCGGTGATGAATCCCCGCGAGTATGCTCTTGTGCTCGATCCGGGCTATCCGTCCCATGTGGGTGGGGTCTATTTGGCAGGCGGGCAGGTCTATCCCTTGCCGCTACGGGCAGAGAACCAGTTTTTACCGGACTTAGAGGCTGTCCCCTTAGCTGTTCGTGAGCAGGCCAAACTCCTGATTCTCAGCTATCCCCATAACCCTACCGCAGCAGTCGCCCCCCTAGCATTTTTTGAAGAGGCGGTGACCTTTTGCGATCGCCACGGTATTATTCTGGTGCACGACTTTCCCTACGTTGATTTAGTGTTTGATCGTGAGCGCGCCCCCTCGATTTTTGAGGTGGATCGCGATCGCCAAGTGGGGATTGAGTTTTATAGCCTATCAAAGTCTTACAATATGGGCGGCTTTCGCATTGGCTTTGCCATTGGTCGCGCTGACTGCATTGCTGGGTTGCGTCAGGTGAAATCGGTCATTGACTTTAACCAGTATGCGGGAATTTTACGCGGGGCGATCGCTGCTCTCACCGAGGATCAAGCCTGCGTGCGCCAAACTTGCGAGACGTTCCGGACGCGGCGGGATGCCTTTGTCCAAGCCCTCGCAGATCACGGCTGGTTCGTACCCCTGCCACCCGCCACCATGTACGTTTGGGCTCAGCTCCCCCCGCCGTGGCACCAAGACTCCCTTGGCTTTTGTCAATCCTTGGTCAAAGCGACTGGCATTGCAGCCGCACCTGGATCTGGCTTTGGCCAAGGCGGCGAAGGCTATGTCCGGTTTGCCCTTGTGCGCGATCGCCCCTGTTTAGAAATTGCGGCAGCTCATATTGCCGCCTTTACCCTAAAAGAAGGTTCACTTCTTTAG